The proteins below come from a single Rhizobium rhizoryzae genomic window:
- a CDS encoding catalase family protein: MSISPPIHFSSDLETINDDEQETIAGLNQQFDVIMQKTAEDYGHAVRSVHAKSHGIIEAEMTIADGLPPELAQGMFATPGVHKVFLRLSTNAGDILPDAVSLPRGLAMKVLDAEGPRLPDAEGSTQDFIMVNGPVFQAPNAKKFLSGLKLLAKTTNRMEGTKTVMSSVLQTVNKGLEAVGVASPTIQSLGGAPNSDPLGETYFSVTPFRYGDYVAKFKLKPISPDLTKRTDTLIDASVQENAIRETVQAEMQETHGVWEFQVQLCRNLEQQPIEDPTVEWKEEDAPFVTVATVTAMPQDSWSDANVQKVDEEMRFSVWTGLEAHQPLGNINRARKDTYRHSAEFRARFNGCPFHEPSR, encoded by the coding sequence ATGTCGATATCGCCACCCATCCACTTTTCATCTGATCTCGAGACCATCAACGACGATGAGCAAGAGACAATTGCTGGCCTCAATCAACAATTCGATGTCATCATGCAAAAGACCGCAGAAGACTATGGTCATGCCGTGCGGTCTGTGCATGCAAAATCACATGGCATCATCGAAGCGGAAATGACGATCGCAGACGGCCTGCCGCCTGAATTGGCCCAGGGTATGTTCGCGACGCCCGGAGTTCATAAGGTTTTCTTGCGCCTATCGACGAATGCGGGCGACATTCTCCCCGATGCCGTCTCTCTGCCGCGAGGTTTGGCCATGAAAGTGCTGGATGCTGAAGGGCCGCGCCTTCCCGATGCCGAAGGTTCCACCCAAGACTTCATCATGGTCAATGGACCCGTATTCCAGGCACCAAACGCGAAGAAATTCCTGTCAGGTCTGAAGCTCCTCGCCAAAACGACAAACCGGATGGAAGGCACCAAGACTGTGATGTCAAGCGTGCTTCAGACGGTGAACAAGGGCCTTGAGGCTGTCGGTGTCGCGAGCCCGACCATTCAATCGCTTGGCGGCGCGCCGAACTCCGATCCACTCGGCGAGACTTATTTTAGCGTTACACCGTTCCGCTACGGCGACTATGTTGCCAAGTTCAAATTGAAGCCGATCTCGCCTGACCTGACTAAACGGACGGATACCCTGATCGACGCAAGCGTCCAAGAAAATGCCATTCGCGAGACTGTTCAGGCAGAAATGCAGGAAACCCACGGAGTATGGGAATTCCAGGTCCAGCTTTGTCGTAATTTGGAGCAACAGCCTATCGAGGATCCGACGGTAGAGTGGAAAGAGGAAGACGCTCCTTTCGTCACAGTTGCGACGGTCACTGCGATGCCACAGGATAGCTGGAGCGATGCGAACGTCCAGAAGGTCGACGAAGAGATGCGGTTCAGCGTATGGACAGGCCTAGAGGCCCACCAGCCCCTCGGCAACATTAATCGGGCACGTAAAGATACCTACCGACATTCGGCAGAATTCCGTGCCCGGTTCAATGGCTGCCCGTTCCACGAACCATCCCGCTGA
- a CDS encoding IS110 family RNA-guided transposase: MDRNQPRDCTVFGVDIGKNVFHVVGLDGSGAIVQRVKFRRETLLQFFERAARTLVGMEACPGSQWLARKLQTMGHEVRIIPAQFVKPYVKSNKNDTIDAAAIAEAATRPTMRFVGIKQPDQVDLQMMHRVRSRLVSARTNLICQMRAYCLEHGVAMRQGAGVFKLDICRVIEDLDNDLTPMARSVLRDLHDDLRRLEARIRQVSDDIEKIADSDERARRLMTIPGIGPLGATAILSAVGNPSRFAKARDVAAWLGLVPRQYSTGGKQTLLGISKRGNNYIRRLLIHGARSCLMHLNRDKDRLGHWIDELRLRMHVNKVTVALAAKLARIVWVILTKPGATYMRQPAA, translated from the coding sequence ATGGATCGCAATCAACCGCGTGACTGCACTGTTTTTGGAGTAGATATTGGGAAGAACGTGTTCCACGTCGTCGGCCTGGATGGTTCAGGTGCGATTGTTCAGCGAGTTAAGTTCCGACGAGAGACATTGCTGCAATTCTTCGAGCGTGCGGCGCGTACGCTCGTGGGAATGGAAGCCTGTCCCGGGTCTCAGTGGCTGGCGCGCAAGCTGCAGACAATGGGACACGAAGTCCGGATTATTCCCGCGCAGTTTGTGAAGCCTTATGTGAAGTCGAACAAGAACGACACCATTGATGCCGCAGCTATCGCCGAAGCAGCAACGAGGCCGACAATGCGGTTTGTGGGTATTAAACAGCCGGACCAAGTTGATTTGCAGATGATGCACCGCGTTCGGAGTCGGTTGGTGTCAGCCCGGACAAACCTCATCTGTCAGATGCGTGCCTACTGCCTTGAGCATGGTGTCGCGATGCGACAAGGGGCTGGCGTATTCAAACTCGATATTTGCCGAGTTATTGAAGATCTGGACAATGATCTGACGCCAATGGCCCGTTCTGTTCTTCGCGATCTACATGACGATCTCCGCAGGCTGGAGGCACGTATCCGGCAAGTATCGGACGACATTGAGAAGATTGCAGACAGCGACGAGCGCGCGAGGCGCCTCATGACAATTCCAGGCATCGGCCCACTTGGAGCTACAGCTATTCTGTCAGCCGTCGGCAATCCCTCACGGTTTGCCAAGGCGCGAGACGTTGCAGCCTGGTTAGGCCTGGTCCCTCGTCAGTACTCGACCGGCGGAAAGCAAACGCTCCTCGGCATCAGCAAGCGGGGCAACAATTATATTCGACGATTGCTCATCCATGGTGCCCGCTCCTGTTTGATGCACCTCAACCGAGACAAGGATCGGCTTGGCCATTGGATCGATGAATTGCGACTCAGAATGCACGTGAACAAGGTGACCGTGGCTTTGGCTGCTAAGCTGGCGCGTATCGTTTGGGTGATACTCACGAAGCCCGGCGCCACTTACATGCGCCAGCCAGCTGCATAG